The genomic interval ACGGTATAAGTATTTTACTAAAGGAATCCGGAGTTCAGCATTCAAAAGCATATAACTTGTTCCTGAAAGGCGATTCAGATTAAAGCCACGCAAATTAGTAGCAAAGTCGGCGAAGAAAATATCACGGTTATCAATCGTTGGTCCAAAGTTTAGCGGATTATCACCGGTACGCGTTTCTTTTCTGTTTGAAATCCAGTTCTCCATACCTCCCATGATATTCTGTTTAGGAGCCTTCCCGCCCGAATGGCTGGCAGAAGCGCGGATTGCCAGGATCAGATCCCGGTGTATTTTTTGATAATGACGAAAATCAAGGCTAACCCGGTTAAAGCTTTCATTAGAATTACTCATTCCCAGATAATTGTCATACCTGATTTTGAAACGGGTACCTTCCATCATATTCATACCATTGATCCGGGTATTGTCAAATACATACTCGCTCCTTAGTCCGCCGTAATTAGATACAAGATCAGGATTAGGCAAAACGTAAACATCTATCATACGCGTAGAAGTGAACATTGGAGACAAAGTAAGCCTGCTTCTTGTTGAAAACGGATAGGAAGCGGAGAACATCAGCTGATTAAAGCGATATTTCTGCGGGCTTCCTTCTGAATCCATATAAAGACTTTTCCGGTCAATACGAACTCCAAAATCAATGCGATAAGTATTGTTGTTATACTCTGCAAAAAGATCGCTGTTCTTGAAATTGGATGAAATGAAAAACCCTGCTTTAATTACATGATTTTCAAGCAGGTCGTTCATTGACAATGATTGTGCATAACCAAATCCCCGGATCGGATCAATCCGCCAGTCTGAACTTGCATCATTGGTGATAAATAATCCTTTATACTGAAATGGCCCTTTGATAGCAATATTTTCTCTGGTCGCTTTAACTCTGGATAATGTTGGGGTATTAGCAAAAGTTCCTCTGCGTTGTTTGGACTCAAATGCCTGTAATACATCCGGATCAAACTGGTAATTATCTGTATCTACCTCTCCGTCTTTAAGTGCAAGTTTAGAGTTTTCAGCCGGTTTTTCTGTAGTTGCAGCAGAATCTTTTACAATGGGCTTTCCATCAGCAGCGGGATTTACCGGAGCCACACCACTTGTTGTCAGTGATGGCGTATCCATAATAACATTACTGTCAAACCCATTTTTAAAAGCGGCTGTGTAAAAGCCATCATTGAGATAAGTATACGCTATCCCGCCCCCTGATTTCAGGTTAATATCTGCCGATCTGAGATTATAAACATAATTAGTCAACTGCGCACTCGAGCTGGATGAGCGATTAAGCTTATACAAGTTACTGACTCCCTTTGCATTGGAAAGATAAATAACCTCATTTTCGTCCGCATATACAGGTGATACCCGTACTTTTCCGTCAGTCTGCAATAATTTCGTAAGTGTACCGGTTCTTGGCGTACCATCGTGCTGGAAAAGCGAAAGTGAACCAGCGACCGTTTTGTAGCTACCTTTTACACCAAGTGAATCAGAAGGACGATTGGAAGAAAAAACCACTTTTCTGGATGAACCCTGAACGAAACGCGGAGAAAGATCATCAAATAAATCATTCGTTAACGGCAGCAATGATGCCCTCGCAACACTGATCAGAAATAAATCATTCTGACCGCCTTTATCCGCACTCACTGCCAGCATATTGCCGTCTTGTGATATGTCCATATCGACAATCTGATCCAGTCCCCGGATATTGCGCCTCAGTTTAATTTTGACCTTTTTTGTTCCTACATTTTCATACAGATAGAAATTTTTACGGCCGTTTTCAGAAGCAAGAATTGCCAGCGTATTGTTTTTTGACCAGCCCAGAAGCGGTGGCTGGTTATTTACTCTACCTCCAACCAAATCCATTTTACCCTGGCGGATTACTTTTTTTGACCCGCTTTCGCTGTCGAGCAGGTAAACTCTGTAACGGCCATTTTTGATTTCACTTACAGCAGTCCATTTCTTATCCTGTGATATTTTAACTACCGCACCGGCATCGGAAGTGCTGAACTCATTTAATTTAAGTTTCCAGGAAGGCTGGGCATCGGTATAAAACTGTTCAGCATTCTTGTTCAGGTTCATGTAATACGCACGCCAGTCTTTCAGAAAACGGTTGTAGGAGGAAATTCCGAGCGTACTGGTAATGCTGGTTTGTTCTGTTCTGATAATTCTGGTAAGATTAAGGATATCAGAAATTTTGTCCTTGCCATAACGCTCCGCAATATAATTCCAGATCGAATGACCGATCAGCGTAGCATCGTTCCCGGTGAGCAAAGTCGGTTTTCTTACATTTCTGTTCTTGAAAAAATCACGCATGTAATCATTCAGTTCAGGCGACCATCCTTCTGATATGTAAGCCGCCGTTCCAGACATGAACCACTCCGGCAGTGTAAGTAACAAAGAGCTCTGCAAAGCTTCTTTCATGTTACCACCATAGAGCATATCATACACGAAAAGTAAACTGATATCTTTTACCAGTTTCTTTTTAAATCCAATCTGGTCACCGGTGTAGGCAACTTCCACTCGCGATTGGGCAAGATCCAGTTTCTGGTCATCCAGATTATCAGTTGTAGACAAGCCCATATTACTTTGTTCAAGCTCGGCAGGAGAATTATAAAGAAATATTTTTACCCGGCTGTAAGGTGTCCAGCCAAGAATGTCTGTAATTTTATCGAACTCGCTTTCTGCGTACTGGGCAGTAAGCTTGGCAAGTTCCGTCCCACCCTGATAATGGTAAATTTCGAAATTCGTTGTTTTAAAAATCTTCCAGTTGAAAGTTTTGTATTGAACCCGGTTTTTGCCAAAAGTTTCCTGTGAAGGATAACGTTGAGCAACTGATTCCGTACATAACCCCAAAATTGCAATCAGACTAACCGAAACGGTTAATAAAAATATAGATTTTACTCTCATAGTGCTTAGGCTAACTTCAATGGAAATATAACGAAAAATACCTTTTAATATTCGCTAACGGATTCAATTCTTTATTGTTTACTAAATGCTGTACAAACTCATTGGCAAAAAACGGTGCCAGTGTTACGCCTTTCGTCCCCAAACCATTGAATATGCACACATTGTTGTATTCCGGATGAATACCCACCAGAGGCCGCCTGTCCATTACAGAAGGGCGAATTCCCGCAGACTGCCCGGTTACGGTGTAAGGTATCTTTATTAATTGTTTTAATTTATCTTCTAATTCCTTCGCTGCATCATCGGTACATTCCCAATCCAGATCATCCCACGAATAGGTTGCACCTAATCTGAAAGTGTTTTCTGTAACAGGAAGGATAAAAATTCCCTGGTTAATAATGTACGGTTTTATAGCCTTTTCCGTGGCAACTTCAAGAATCTGTCCTTTTACCGGGTTAAAAGCCAGCCAGTCGAACATACGATTATGAACGGCAGCAAATCCCTGGCAAAGTATTATTTTCGCATATTTCTTGCCTTTCCATTCAATATAATTATCGTTTATATTTAAATCATTGATATCAAATTTCTTATCAAGATACTGGCCGTTTTGAGAAAAATACTCTTTGCTTTTATCCAGCAGCAAAGGCAGGTCTATCCAGCCTGAACGGACAACCTCCAATCCGCCATACTCCATCCGTACATACTCCGAAATCGGTTCCTGATCCTGGCTTTCTCCAATGTAATGTGCAATAGAACTATCACCCGAATAGGCTAAATACGTATTCTGTTCTTCAATAGACCTAAAAGGGCGATAAATAGGTGCAGGATGAATAAATTTTGCATGCAGCTTTTCTTCTAAACCGGAATAAAATGATTCTGCATAGGGAAATAAGTCATCTGCAAGCCACGTTTTTGCGAGCTTTTTACCAGTTAGAGGATTAAAAATTCCAGCAGCTACCCTTGACGAAGAAGGAGAAGAATCATCATTAATGATTTGAAAACTCTGACCGCTTTCGTGTAAATGCCAGGCAACCGAAGCTCCGCCAATTCCGTGTCCAATAATAAGGTAATCAAAATCTGTATCCGTACTGTTCATTTTGCCTTTTTCATTTCCCGGCTACGCAACGACGAAGTGATTCTTTCGTCTGCAAGCCTGACAACCATTTCTACCTGTTCATCAAGTGTCATCAGAGAATTATCTATATAAACAGCATCCTCAGCCTGACGTAATGGACTTTCGGCACGATTGGTATCAATGTGGTCACGCATTCTGAGATTTTCAGCAATTTCTTCCAGACCGATTAATTCTCCTTTTTCCAATAATTCCAACTGTCTGCGCTGCGCCCGTATCAACGGATCGGCAGTCATAAATATTTTCAGTTCGGCATGTGGAAATACAACCGTTCCAATATCCCGGCCGTCCATAACAATCCCACGTGACTTGCCCATACGCTGTTGCTGAGCTACCAATGCATGTCTCACTTCTGCAATTGCGCTTACATCACTCACTTTTTCGGATACGTACATTTTCCTGATTTCATCTTCAATATTCAGTCCGTTCAGATAAGTATCGTTGCGGCCCAGTTCAGGATGGCGCCTGAAAGATATCTGGATCTGGCTTAATGCATTTTCAATTTCCCTTTTGTTCGTACTACTTATATGATTTTGTAAAAAATATAAGGTAACAGCTCTGTACATGGCTCCCGTGTCGATGTACGGATAGTTAAGCTGCTTTGCAACCAATTTGGCCGTTGTACTTTTACCACAGCTGGAATAGCCATCAATTGCAACAATTATTTTAGGCATAAAAATCAGGCAAAAATATAATGTCTGCAAAAGGCAGACTGAGTATAGTATGTCATTAATTTTTCAAAAATACTTCAATAAACGTTATGAAGCACTTCAAATTAACCGAAAGTATATAATAGAGATGCTCAACTGTTTTATCAAAAATCAGCTGAGCGTAATTTGCAAAATTAGGGGAAAGTAAATGCGGGAAACACCTTTTTTATAAACTTACTTAGAAAAACAAGCTTACGATTTGATATTCAGCTTGCTTACCTGCTTACCCGGTTTCCAATAAGGGCAATTGGGCTTTGAGTTAATTACAATCTTAATAATCTCAAAACTAAAAATCCAGTAAAAACACTACCAGACTCCTGGCTCCATGTGCACCAATCACAAGCGACTGTTCAATATCAGCAGTCTTCGACGGCCCTGATATAAAACAACCCCAACCCGTTGTATCTGCTAGTATTTGATAGGCATCGTGCATGTTGTTCACAAGTTTGTTCCGTGGAATTACAAAGGCAAGATTTTGCGTAATAAATGGTAATGCACGATGCGGCAGGTGATTATCCGAAATCCATACAGCACCGTTTTCAGCCACACCAAATTCAGCTTCCAGAATTGCAACTTCAATCGTTTCTAGTTCATGAGGATCTGAAATATTCAGGCTAAAATCAGCCCAGTCTGCCAGAGCAGGAATTGTTGTGGCGCGGTTGACGACGCCGGCATACATTTCGTTAGCCTTTGCAAGAAGCTCCGCATAAGAATTTATCACAATTACCTCAGTGTAAACTGCCGCCAGTGTTTCCGTAAATTTCGCTTCTGTATTTTCGTAATTGCTTTCAAAATTAATTTTAGCCGGCAATTCAGTTTCTGCCGGTTTATTTAATTTGATTTGCTGAAGCATTTTTTCGCGTGAACTCATTCTTCTGATTTATAAAAATTTCAATTCAACCTGAAAATATCACTAGTGTTAAGTTAAGCGTAATTTTGCCACAAAGAAACTAAGATACAAAGTATAAGAAATTGAAAATAAGAATCTTAATAAATTTGTGACTTAACGGGTCGCCGCGATGGCAAACGTCGTTTCATTCTTGACTTAACTCTGGTACTACTTATTTCATTACTTTCTAACTCCTAATTTCAGCCCCTACTCTTTCCGGTTTCTTACATACCAATCTCTGAAACTTTCCTTTGGTGGCTCTGGCATATCACGTTGCTTATACCAGGGATTCAATGAATTATTAACCATAAAAGGCATCGCCCTCATCACCGACCTACCCAATTTTCCGGACCATTGATAAAACCTGGGCTGGGACAAGACCATTGACATCGCTTTTACCCCGACTTCCTTTGCTTTGGGAACATGCCCGCCTTTTACCAAAACCTGCCGCCACTTATATAGTTGTTCGTGTATATCTATTTTAACAGGGCAAACATTGGAGCAGCTTCCGCACAAAGTACTGGCAAAAGGAAGATCGGCATATTTTGTCATATCCAGGTTTGGGGCCAGAATTGAACCAATCGGACCGGCTACTGCACTATGATAACTATGTCCGCCACTTCTTCTGTATACAGGACAGGTATTCATGCAAGCTCCGCAACGGATGCATTTTAATGAATTTCTGAAATCCTCACGTCCCAGTTGTGTGGTTCGTCCGTTATCAACTATAATAAGGTGCATTTCCTGCCCTTCTCTTGGTGTCTTAAAATGACTGCTGTAAGTAGTGATCGGCTGGCCCGTCGCACTCCGTGCAAGTAAGCGCAAAAATACACCCAGATGCTCTTGTTTTGGAATAATTTTCTCAAATCCCATACTGGCAATATGTATGTCGGCCAGATGTGCACCCATATCCGCGTTGCCTTCATTGGTGCTTACTACAAATCCACCCGTTTCAGCTATCGCAAAATTAACACCTGTCAACGCGGCTCTTCGGGTCAAAAACTTATCACGTAAATGTTGCCTTGCAGCTTCCGTTAAATATTGCGGATCAGTGGCTCCGGCTTCCGTTCCCAAAAATTCATGAAACAGATCACCAATGTCTTTTTTCTTTAAATGGATGGCAGGAAGTACAATATGACTCGGCGGTTCTTTCCGAAGTTGCACAATCCGCTCACCTAAGTCACTGTCGATCACATCAATACCGTTATGAATCAGAAACTCATTCATATTACACTCTTCGGTCAGCATGGATTTGCTTTTAACCATTTGTGTTATATCGAATTTCTTGAGTAGTCCGAGTACAATCTCGTTATGTTCTGCACCATCAGCAGCCCAATGCACATGTATGCCGTTTTCTTTTGCTTTTTGTTCAAAAGATTCGAGCAAACTATCCATGTGAGAAAGTACATAATGCTTTATCTGAGATGCTGATTCTCTTAATTCTTCCCATTCAGGCAGTTGCATCGCTGATTTATCGCGCTTTTTACGAACAAACCACAATGTTTCGTCATGCCAGTCTACGTATGACTCGTCCTTATTAAAGGTTTCGGCAGCCTCCGAATGTTCAATTACTGATGTAGACATAGTTTTGTTAACAATTAGATAATAGTACTATTTAAAGAACTTGAATTGTACTTTTCACATTCGTTGCATTATTCCAAGTTTGTGAATTATTTAATAAACAACTTTTCAAAATCAGGCAAAAAGCTATTTTATTGTATTGCAATATGTTATACTTTTGACATACAAAGTTTTTCGATCGATGTATCGGAGTTTGATTAAAGTTTAATTAAACTTTTCTTAGACACAATTAAAATTTTCGCTCCTATGAAAACTAAAAACACAATTC from Dyadobacter sp. NIV53 carries:
- a CDS encoding FAD-binding oxidoreductase, whose protein sequence is MNSTDTDFDYLIIGHGIGGASVAWHLHESGQSFQIINDDSSPSSSRVAAGIFNPLTGKKLAKTWLADDLFPYAESFYSGLEEKLHAKFIHPAPIYRPFRSIEEQNTYLAYSGDSSIAHYIGESQDQEPISEYVRMEYGGLEVVRSGWIDLPLLLDKSKEYFSQNGQYLDKKFDINDLNINDNYIEWKGKKYAKIILCQGFAAVHNRMFDWLAFNPVKGQILEVATEKAIKPYIINQGIFILPVTENTFRLGATYSWDDLDWECTDDAAKELEDKLKQLIKIPYTVTGQSAGIRPSVMDRRPLVGIHPEYNNVCIFNGLGTKGVTLAPFFANEFVQHLVNNKELNPLANIKRYFSLYFH
- the cmk gene encoding (d)CMP kinase, whose protein sequence is MPKIIVAIDGYSSCGKSTTAKLVAKQLNYPYIDTGAMYRAVTLYFLQNHISSTNKREIENALSQIQISFRRHPELGRNDTYLNGLNIEDEIRKMYVSEKVSDVSAIAEVRHALVAQQQRMGKSRGIVMDGRDIGTVVFPHAELKIFMTADPLIRAQRRQLELLEKGELIGLEEIAENLRMRDHIDTNRAESPLRQAEDAVYIDNSLMTLDEQVEMVVRLADERITSSLRSREMKKAK
- a CDS encoding LUD domain-containing protein — encoded protein: MSSREKMLQQIKLNKPAETELPAKINFESNYENTEAKFTETLAAVYTEVIVINSYAELLAKANEMYAGVVNRATTIPALADWADFSLNISDPHELETIEVAILEAEFGVAENGAVWISDNHLPHRALPFITQNLAFVIPRNKLVNNMHDAYQILADTTGWGCFISGPSKTADIEQSLVIGAHGARSLVVFLLDF
- a CDS encoding lactate utilization protein B, which produces MSTSVIEHSEAAETFNKDESYVDWHDETLWFVRKKRDKSAMQLPEWEELRESASQIKHYVLSHMDSLLESFEQKAKENGIHVHWAADGAEHNEIVLGLLKKFDITQMVKSKSMLTEECNMNEFLIHNGIDVIDSDLGERIVQLRKEPPSHIVLPAIHLKKKDIGDLFHEFLGTEAGATDPQYLTEAARQHLRDKFLTRRAALTGVNFAIAETGGFVVSTNEGNADMGAHLADIHIASMGFEKIIPKQEHLGVFLRLLARSATGQPITTYSSHFKTPREGQEMHLIIVDNGRTTQLGREDFRNSLKCIRCGACMNTCPVYRRSGGHSYHSAVAGPIGSILAPNLDMTKYADLPFASTLCGSCSNVCPVKIDIHEQLYKWRQVLVKGGHVPKAKEVGVKAMSMVLSQPRFYQWSGKLGRSVMRAMPFMVNNSLNPWYKQRDMPEPPKESFRDWYVRNRKE